AAATTCGTTCAAATATGGGTGAATCAATTATCGATTTTGATCTGGATGTTTTTCCAGCAGGTGGATTTCGTCATTACCTCAATTCTCGATCAATTTTTCATGTGTTTTCTGTCGCACTATGGATTATTGTCATATTTAGTGATGGATTGTTTGCCAATTTTGTCAGATTGAAGagtattttgtgattttgattgtaGGGAAAGTTTTTGTTGAATGTTGCTTTGTTTCTGATTCTGTTTTGTATGATTTGCTGTTTTACGTATTACATCTTGTTGTTTTGTTATATGGTTGCATAGTTTGTTCTATTTGTTGTTTCTGATTgtgttttgttatattttaattgccTAGTTATGTTTTGTTATATTCTGATTATGTAGTACTAATTGTTCTGTTTGCTCATTCTGATTCTGTTTAATAGTTTTAGTAATTGCTGTCATATTGCTGTCAGATTTTCGTATGCAATAATTGCTGGTTTATGTGTATCACATTGCTGTTCACCTTATCGTTTATTGCAGTCAATTGTATCTGAACTAATTTGCCTcatgttttatctttttatccAGTTGCATGTGTGCCAGCATGCCCCGACGAACTCCGTCCTTATGTTGGTAAGAAATTCCATTCATTAGATGAGGGTATTGCCTTTTATGAAGCTTATGGTCGTGAAACTGGTTTTGATGTGCGTAAACGTGGAATCAAATCTACTAGAGATGTTGTTACGTGGCAATATCTTGTTTGTAACAGAGAGGGATTGAAGGTGGGGATTGAAATGGATGAGATGCATGCACAAGAGGGTTTTATAACCAAACGTAGACGCACATCCAAAAGGTGTGAATGTAGGGCGCGAATATCACTCAAGTATGTATTTGAGGCTGGATTTTTGGGGTATGTTGTTCAAGAATTTGTGGAAGTTCACAATCATAGTATGATTGAACTTCCGTTTAGACGTTACATGCATATTAACCGTAGGTTGGGTGAAGTACACAGGCGATTCATATGGGACTGCACGAAAGCCAATATTGGACCCACCATGACATTCAAATTCTTGAATGAGTTCTTGGGCGGCTATGACACTGTTGGAATCACCGTGGCAGAACTTAGGAATTATGTCCAAGGTCTGAAAACTTATGTCGAAGGTTCTGATGCACAAATGTTGTTAGATGAAATGGCGAGGAAAAAGAAGGCATGTCCTGATTTCACATATCACTATCAGCTTGGGAGTTCAAAAGAGTTGAAAGCGCTTTTCTGGTGCGATGCAATATCTAAGCGGAATTATCAACTGTATGGTGATGTTGTCTCCTTCGACTCCACATACAATACCAATAGGTAATGCCTTGTtcgtttatatataaattctgCATTCCATGTGTTAGGTTTCTGTTTGGATAACATTGTAGATTAGGACTCTAATATTTGCAGTCTATTGTGTATTATATTGCAGTTTTTGGACtctaatattgcagtctaccATTTACATGTATGAAACAGGTATTGCATGATATTTTCACCCTTCACGGGCAAGGACAACCATGGAAAGCCAGTCACATTTGGAGCTGCACTCTTATCCAATGAGACCACAGAATCTTATTCTTGGCTCTTCAAGCACTTTTTGGAATCCATGGGTCAAGCTCCTAAGATGATTGTTACCGACCAAGATAGAGGTATGAGAGCAGCTATTCGTGATGTTTTGGTGGATACAAAGCATAGATGGTGCATGTGGCACATTATGCTTAAACTTACCGACAAAATTCCAAGGAGATGTCTAGAAAATGAAGAGTTGAAAAAAGAGATTAGTGCTTGTGTGTGGTCTGAGGTACTAGAGCCGGAAGAGTTTGAAGATTCATGGATGGGGATAATGGAGCGTTATGAGCTTCTTCATGTCGAGTGGTTTGTAACAATGTTTGACGATAGAGAGATGTGGGTCCCTGCCTATTTTAGAGACTTTCCCATGGGGTCTCTTATTAGGACGACGTCTGTTTCCGAGTCTGAGAATAGCTTTTATAAAACATTCACCAGACCTCGCTCCAATCTAGTTGAGTTCatcatgaattttgatcaTGCCTTGGCTGCACAGAGAAATTCTAGCTCGAAGTTAGATTATATGGATTCAACTATTATACCACCGTTCTCCAGTCAGTTGGTATTAGAAAAGCATGCTGCAACAAAGTACACTGATCACATGTTCAAGAGAGTGCAACGTGAGATAGTGGACGCATTGCACCATTGTAGCACTGATGGTTTGTTGAAAGATGATGTGTTAGAGATCTCCACAATAAAGGACAAGTATAGTAAATCTTGGGTTGTTACCTACACGACCAGTGAGGATTCGTATTCCTGTTCTTGCAAATTGTTTGGGAGAGAGGGAATTCTTTGTAGtcatatatttttggttttcaaGAACAGGTTTTTGAAGGTTATACCTGATAAGTACTTCCATGTGAGGTGGTTGAAGACTGCCTTAGCTGATGCTATTCGTGGACCAGCTCGATGTTTGACAGATCCTGAACTTTTATCAGATCCAAACCAACAGTCAAAGAATAAAGTTGCTGACATATTTTTCAGTTACATGAAAAAATTTGATGCTGATAGTGCCATCATTGATTTGTTTTCAGCTGGAATTGATGAGCTTGGGAAGAGTCTTATGACAAGAATCCATGAACCATCTTCAGGAGACAAGGATAAGCCAGTTAAAGATTTCTATTTTGCTGAAAAGCCAGCTGTGGTTAGAGTACAGCCACCATCAGTTGTGTCCACCAAAGGTTCGAAAAGTGATTCCAAAAGTCGTTTGGTGTCCGCGAAGGAAAAGGCTATAAAGTTGAAC
The nucleotide sequence above comes from Salvia hispanica cultivar TCC Black 2014 chromosome 5, UniMelb_Shisp_WGS_1.0, whole genome shotgun sequence. Encoded proteins:
- the LOC125189413 gene encoding protein FAR1-RELATED SEQUENCE 5-like, giving the protein MGESIIDFDLDVFPAVACVPACPDELRPYVGKKFHSLDEGIAFYEAYGRETGFDVRKRGIKSTRDVVTWQYLVCNREGLKVGIEMDEMHAQEGFITKRRRTSKRCECRARISLKYVFEAGFLGYVVQEFVEVHNHSMIELPFRRYMHINRRLGEVHRRFIWDCTKANIGPTMTFKFLNEFLGGYDTVGITVAELRNYVQGLKTYVEGSDAQMLLDEMARKKKACPDFTYHYQLGSSKELKALFWCDAISKRNYQLYGDVVSFDSTYNTNRYCMIFSPFTGKDNHGKPVTFGAALLSNETTESYSWLFKHFLESMGQAPKMIVTDQDRGMRAAIRDVLVDTKHRWCMWHIMLKLTDKIPRRCLENEELKKEISACVWSEVLEPEEFEDSWMGIMERYELLHVEWFVTMFDDREMWVPAYFRDFPMGSLIRTTSVSESENSFYKTFTRPRSNLVEFIMNFDHALAAQRNSSSKLDYMDSTIIPPFSSQLVLEKHAATKYTDHMFKRVQREIVDALHHCSTDGLLKDDVLEISTIKDKYSKSWVVTYTTSEDSYSCSCKLFGREGILCSHIFLVFKNRFLKVIPDKYFHVRWLKTALADAIRGPARCLTDPELLSDPNQQSKNKVADIFFSYMKKFDADSAIIDLFSAGIDELGKSLMTRIHEPSSGDKDKPVKDFYFAEKPAVVRVQPPSVVSTKGSKSDSKSRLVSAKEKAIKLNNKPLRQCKKCGEFGHHDSRNCGRQKGK